The genome window CGTCCCCTGCATTCAGGGGCTGTTTTCTTCCCTTTGTAAAGTATGGGAAAAGTGCACGGGGAGGGGTAGCAGGGAAGGCCCGCCATCCAAAGACACTTTCTCCTGCCtacatgtagaccccagacctCTCCTTGATTTCACTCATACCAAAGCTCCTTGAAGTTctctctactcttttttttttttaaactctgtttcCCTTTTTCCAACACACATGTCTCCtgtaacatacacacacacagacacacacacacagacacacacacacagacacacacacacagacacactgtgACCGGCCATAGCAACTTGGATAGGTATAGGGAAGGCTGTAGACTGGAGGGGTCAAACttgttcaaaaaaaaataaagaatatcctCTCAATGAAAGCACATCAAGCAGCTCACCTTTAGTTCTCCCTGGAGTCCCTGTCTTTCCCCAGCAACCTCCTGAGCGCCCTCTTTACCTCCTTGTTCCTCAGGGTGTATATGAGGGGATTAAGTAAAGGAGTGCCCACTGTGTAGAAGAGACCAAAGAACTTGCCCCTCTTCTGGGCGTAGGGATTTTTGGGCTGGAGGTAGACAGCAATGACTAAACTGTAGAAAAGAGTGACCACAATGAGATGGGAGGAGCAGGTCCCCAGAGCCTTCCTCCATGCTATGGCAGAGTTAATCCTCAGCACTGCCCGGGCAACGGCACCGTAAGAGATAAGGATGAGGGTAAGTGGCATGACCAGGAAGATGACACTGGACACAGCTAACTGGATCTCATTGTAGGTGGTGTCTCCACAGGACAGTTGAATTAGAGAAGGGACTTCACACACAAAGTCATCTATCTGCCGATGTGGGCAGAAGGGCAGGCGGAGGGTCGGTGGTGTCTGGACTGCCGATTGGACCAGACCCATTACCCAGGCTACGGCTGCCAGCTGCCGGCACAGGCGGGGGTGGATGATGGTGGCATAGTGGAGGGGCTGGCAGACAGCCACGTAGCGGTCAAAGGCCATCACGGTCAGGAGGACACACTCCGTGGTCCCCAGGAACAGGAAGATGAAGAGCTGGACAGAGCAGCCAAGTAAGCTGATGGTCTTCCTTGGGCCCCAGAGGTGGACCAGCATCTGCGGGACACAGCTTGTGGTGACGCTGAGGTCCAGGAAGGAGAGGTTGGAGAGGAAAAAGTACATCGGGCAGTGGAGCCTGGGGTCCAGCACGGACAGCAGGATGATGAGTGTGTTGCCCACCAGAGTCAGGAGGTAAGAGATCAAGACAACCACGAAGAGGATTCTTTCAAGCCCTGGGTGTTCAGAGAAGCCCAGAAGGAGAAAGTCCACTGGGGAGCTGTGGTTGACCATGGCCTGTTCCTGTCCAGACCTAGAGGGATGAGGGCTGTCTGAGCTGTGTGTTCCCACCTGTCTTATAATAACTCACCCTGGGTGCTTGTCAGGTCATACCGGGTGGACATTTCTCTTCTGTTGTCACTCACTCAGCCTCTTTCCCAGCACATCACTGTCCAGCAGCTCCTTCtcttcccctgctcctcctggtcAAATGTGGTCCAGTGAGAGTGAGGAAGCTATGAATGTGCAGAAGACAGATGAAAACTCACACTGGTATCTCAGACTTACTGAGTGAAGGCAAAATAAACTGATGTGAAATATGGAataattaatttgttttccttAATTCAACAATCATTTACTGAATGCCTATTTTGTTCTGAGGACTGTGGTAGTTTTGATATTCCCTTATGTCAGAAATCATTACCAAAGGAATCATTTTTACTAGTTTCCTTCCTGAGAGTATCTATGCAGTACTTCCTACTTTGGATAATAAATTGGATCACTCATGTTTTATTCCCTTTACTCTCATTTTTAGGAGAGCCACCAAAGGCAAAATATATGAATTAAGGACATTTCTTCTCTGTATGAAGTGACCCCACCACAGAGCTATTAACTAGGTTATACTGTCCCATGAAAAAATTgtgattgggacttccctggtggtccagtggctaagacaccgagctcccaatacagggggctagggtttgatccctgatcagggaaccacATCCCACATACATGTCAGAACTggc of Cervus canadensis isolate Bull #8, Minnesota chromosome 28, ASM1932006v1, whole genome shotgun sequence contains these proteins:
- the LOC122429724 gene encoding olfactory receptor 2H1-like, coding for MVNHSSPVDFLLLGFSEHPGLERILFVVVLISYLLTLVGNTLIILLSVLDPRLHCPMYFFLSNLSFLDLSVTTSCVPQMLVHLWGPRKTISLLGCSVQLFIFLFLGTTECVLLTVMAFDRYVAVCQPLHYATIIHPRLCRQLAAVAWVMGLVQSAVQTPPTLRLPFCPHRQIDDFVCEVPSLIQLSCGDTTYNEIQLAVSSVIFLVMPLTLILISYGAVARAVLRINSAIAWRKALGTCSSHLIVVTLFYSLVIAVYLQPKNPYAQKRGKFFGLFYTVGTPLLNPLIYTLRNKEVKRALRRLLGKDRDSREN